One window of Thermocoleostomius sinensis A174 genomic DNA carries:
- a CDS encoding peptidylprolyl isomerase produces the protein MTVVLQIGDRAITAEELLPLMAGYQMMPRFIQEILIDQAIASIECTPDEAAESTQQFYAQNQIAEAGARQAWLERHGMTEAQLQSLATRELRIEKFKQETWGPKLESYFLSRKDQLDKVIYSLIRTRDVGIAQELYFRILEGEQSFAELARSYSQGPEAQTDGLIGPVELSVPHPTLAQLLSLSQPGQLCPPTRVGEWLVLVRLEKFIPAQLDESMRRRLLDECFNNWLKDQFDKFAPFKLTESTAATAP, from the coding sequence ATGACTGTAGTTCTACAAATTGGCGATCGCGCTATCACAGCCGAAGAACTGTTGCCCCTCATGGCGGGCTATCAGATGATGCCCCGCTTCATTCAAGAAATTTTGATCGATCAAGCGATTGCCTCGATCGAATGCACTCCAGACGAGGCGGCAGAGTCTACTCAGCAGTTCTATGCGCAAAACCAAATTGCTGAGGCGGGCGCTCGTCAAGCTTGGTTAGAGCGACATGGCATGACAGAAGCGCAACTTCAATCGTTGGCAACGCGAGAATTGCGCATCGAAAAATTTAAGCAAGAAACTTGGGGACCAAAGCTGGAATCTTACTTTTTGAGCCGAAAAGATCAATTAGACAAGGTGATTTATTCGCTGATTCGCACCCGTGATGTTGGCATTGCCCAAGAACTCTATTTCCGCATTTTGGAAGGAGAGCAGTCGTTTGCAGAATTGGCTCGATCGTACTCCCAAGGACCAGAAGCTCAAACCGACGGGCTGATTGGCCCCGTAGAATTAAGCGTGCCTCACCCAACGCTGGCACAGTTGCTGTCCCTCAGCCAACCCGGACAACTGTGTCCACCCACTCGGGTAGGTGAGTGGCTGGTGCTAGTTCGACTGGAAAAATTTATTCCAGCCCAATTGGATGAATCCATGCGTCGCCGCTTGTTAGATGAATGCTTCAACAACTGGTTAAAAGATCAGTTTGATAAGTTTGCTCCCTTTAAACTCACTGAATCCACTGCTGCCACTGCCCCATGA
- a CDS encoding peptidase domain-containing ABC transporter, with protein sequence MTYTKTSVQEFLATIPPFDQLSPSAISYLTERLQLLRYRMGQAVLVRDKLPAQISILYEGQTRLLGYDPRTQKPITLELLRPGVVIGWIGLLRGVPCETVIASTESICLTIEAADFLALLEREPQVALALRQQCPLIEVFDLLGAELHRQAIGDADLKELAVRAASSAVVCNLPPGRTPLNQLEKDRIWLVSGGEITHFPVNSRLNVSGKSAEMGAYLEVTSDRPARVVGFPLTVTEQMAAAAEPAMSLTESPALEPDELDIPYAPDRPPELEPSLRASGNQKNLQKYPFVRGKGQPEAAMACFQMLCQHLNVPFRRDIIKRVLLNQMQRSGKISLELCGAVSEMIGLNAQLVTVPASAIGRLEAPALVEWQDSLAILFSINERELVIAVPELGIIRRKPADFIETWGERGDVLLVQPTRQTPQKRFGLQWFLPSLQRYRKVLIEVFVASFFVQLFALANPLMIQVIIDKVIVQQSVSTLHVLGVFLLVIAIFEAILSSLRTYLFVDTTNRIDMALGSEIIDHLFRLPLRYYERRPVGELATRINELENIRQFLTGTALTVVLDAVFSVIYIIVMLLYSWVLTLVSLLTIPLFILLAVVASPLIRRQLRVKAERNAETQSYLVEVVSGIQTVKAQNMELRARWQWQQRYARYVSAGFKTVLTSTTAGSASNFLNQLSGLLVIWVGAYLVLDNQLTLGQLIAFRIIAGYVTSPLLRLAQLWQNFQEVGLSIERLSDIVDAAPEADEIDRQNIPMPAIQGAVKFDDVSFRFGTSGPWQLSNVNLEFPAGSFVGIVGQSGSGKSTLMKLLPRLYDLEMGRILIDGYDISKVELYSLRRQVGIVPQEPLLFEGTVQENIAITCPDASPEEIIRAAEIAVAHEFIMKLPNGYNTRVGERGASLSGGQRQRIAIARTVLQNPNLLILDEATSALDYDSERRVCLNLAEAFRDRTVFFITHRLSTIRNADVILLMDKGSPVEIGVHDELMALRGRYYCLYQQQQASET encoded by the coding sequence ATGACCTATACAAAAACCTCGGTTCAAGAATTTTTAGCGACAATCCCCCCGTTTGATCAACTCTCGCCGAGTGCTATTTCGTATCTAACGGAACGACTTCAGCTATTGCGCTATCGTATGGGGCAAGCTGTCCTGGTGCGAGACAAGCTTCCCGCCCAGATTTCAATTCTCTATGAAGGTCAAACCCGTCTGCTAGGTTATGACCCTCGCACTCAGAAACCAATCACGCTAGAACTTTTGCGGCCGGGTGTAGTGATTGGCTGGATTGGGCTGCTGCGCGGCGTTCCCTGCGAAACGGTGATTGCCTCGACTGAATCGATTTGTCTCACCATTGAAGCGGCAGATTTTTTGGCGTTGTTAGAACGGGAACCCCAGGTTGCTCTAGCATTGCGGCAACAGTGTCCGTTGATTGAGGTGTTTGATCTGTTGGGGGCAGAACTGCATCGACAGGCAATCGGCGATGCCGACTTAAAGGAACTGGCGGTTCGGGCCGCTTCGTCTGCGGTGGTCTGTAATTTACCGCCCGGTAGAACCCCACTCAACCAACTCGAAAAAGATCGCATTTGGCTAGTTAGTGGCGGCGAGATTACTCATTTTCCCGTTAACAGTCGGTTGAATGTCAGCGGTAAGTCGGCTGAAATGGGTGCGTATTTAGAAGTCACCAGCGATCGACCTGCCCGCGTCGTCGGATTTCCCCTGACGGTAACAGAACAGATGGCGGCGGCGGCGGAACCCGCCATGTCGTTGACGGAATCTCCAGCGCTGGAACCCGATGAACTCGACATTCCCTATGCGCCCGATCGCCCGCCGGAACTGGAACCGTCATTGCGAGCCAGTGGCAACCAAAAAAACCTGCAAAAATACCCATTTGTGCGGGGTAAAGGCCAACCAGAAGCAGCCATGGCCTGTTTTCAAATGCTGTGCCAACACCTGAATGTGCCGTTCCGCCGCGACATCATCAAGCGGGTGTTGCTGAACCAGATGCAGCGATCGGGCAAAATTTCCCTGGAACTGTGCGGTGCGGTATCGGAGATGATTGGTTTGAATGCGCAATTGGTCACGGTTCCAGCGAGTGCGATCGGGCGATTGGAAGCCCCGGCCTTGGTGGAATGGCAAGATAGCCTGGCGATTCTCTTCAGCATCAATGAGCGGGAACTGGTGATCGCGGTGCCGGAACTGGGCATTATTCGCCGCAAACCTGCTGACTTCATCGAAACCTGGGGAGAGCGAGGCGATGTGCTGCTGGTGCAGCCCACCCGACAAACTCCGCAAAAGCGGTTTGGGCTTCAGTGGTTTTTGCCATCACTCCAGCGCTATCGCAAAGTTTTGATTGAAGTGTTCGTGGCGTCATTCTTTGTGCAACTGTTCGCCCTGGCTAATCCACTGATGATACAGGTGATCATCGACAAGGTGATTGTACAGCAGAGCGTTAGTACGCTGCATGTGTTGGGCGTGTTTTTGCTGGTGATTGCCATCTTTGAAGCCATTCTCAGCAGTCTACGAACGTATCTGTTTGTCGATACCACCAACCGCATCGACATGGCGTTGGGTTCCGAGATTATCGATCACCTGTTCCGGTTGCCCTTGCGCTACTACGAACGTCGCCCGGTGGGTGAGTTAGCAACTCGGATTAACGAATTAGAGAACATTCGCCAATTCTTGACCGGCACCGCGCTAACGGTAGTCCTGGATGCTGTTTTCTCTGTAATCTATATCATCGTCATGCTGCTCTATAGCTGGGTGCTGACGCTGGTATCACTGCTGACCATTCCCTTATTTATTCTGCTGGCGGTAGTGGCTTCGCCATTAATTCGTCGCCAACTGCGAGTCAAAGCCGAGCGCAACGCTGAAACGCAATCTTACCTGGTTGAAGTGGTTTCAGGGATTCAGACTGTAAAAGCCCAAAACATGGAACTCCGGGCCCGCTGGCAGTGGCAACAACGCTATGCCCGCTATGTTAGCGCTGGTTTTAAGACGGTGTTGACCTCCACAACCGCTGGCTCGGCTAGTAATTTTCTAAACCAATTATCTGGCTTACTGGTGATTTGGGTCGGGGCTTACTTAGTTCTCGATAATCAGCTAACGTTGGGACAGTTGATCGCATTTCGGATTATTGCTGGGTATGTTACCAGTCCGTTGCTGCGGTTGGCCCAACTTTGGCAGAACTTCCAGGAAGTGGGACTGTCGATCGAACGCTTAAGTGATATTGTGGATGCCGCGCCGGAAGCCGATGAGATCGATCGTCAAAATATTCCCATGCCGGCCATTCAAGGAGCCGTTAAGTTTGACGATGTTTCCTTCCGGTTTGGCACCAGTGGACCCTGGCAATTATCGAATGTCAACCTAGAGTTTCCTGCTGGCTCGTTTGTCGGCATTGTGGGACAGAGTGGTTCTGGTAAGAGTACGTTGATGAAACTCCTGCCGCGTTTGTACGATCTAGAAATGGGTCGCATCTTAATTGACGGCTATGACATCAGCAAGGTAGAGCTTTACTCGTTGCGCCGACAGGTGGGGATTGTGCCGCAAGAACCCCTCTTGTTTGAGGGAACTGTGCAGGAAAACATTGCCATCACTTGCCCGGATGCCTCACCCGAAGAAATCATTCGCGCGGCTGAGATTGCTGTGGCCCACGAGTTCATCATGAAACTGCCCAACGGATATAACACACGAGTGGGTGAACGGGGTGCGTCACTGTCCGGTGGGCAACGGCAGCGAATTGCTATCGCTCGCACCGTGTTGCAGAATCCGAATTTGTTGATTTTAGACGAGGCTACCAGTGCCTTGGACTATGATTCTGAACGGCGCGTCTGCCTGAACTTGGCAGAAGCCTTCCGCGATCGCACGGTGTTCTTTATCACACACCGACTCAGCACCATTCGTAATGCGGATGTGATTCTGTTGATGGACAAAGGTTCGCCTGTTGAAATCGGGGTTCACGATGAATTAATGGCGCTGC